One genomic window of Nicotiana sylvestris chromosome 10, ASM39365v2, whole genome shotgun sequence includes the following:
- the LOC104238080 gene encoding uncharacterized protein isoform X2, with protein MSVWKHLALLGRANSKESIEYILEALWRTRKTGLDAADRQIFREMLQLPNDSDLDPLLVCLRILIRKCVYENAKKDEIQKLFPAEVQPELQRLLTLLLQKFQKEWREDIAKEYTANDRVMLPQLRAMTWSRGNEGSEIGGPAAITNLKLQGDAKSSCKERDVQFQLTKGTLETMLKSMYSVRSQLSDDVQISDRS; from the exons ATGAGCGTGTGGAAGCATTTAGCGCTGTTGGGGAGAGCCAATTCGAAGGAATCAATAGAATATATACTTGAAGCTCTGTGGAGAACTCGCAAGACAGGGCTTGATGCCGCCGACCGCCAAATATTCCGCGAAATGCTTCAGCTTCCTAATGATTCTGACCTCGACCCT CTTCTGGTGTGCCTTCGTATTTTGATTCGCAAATGTGTTTATGAGAATGCCAAGAAGGATGAAATTCAAAAGTTGTTTCCTGCTGAGGTCCAACCCGAGTTACAAAGATTATTAACACTTCTACTGCAAAAATTTCAAAAGGAGTGGCGTGAAGATATAGCTAAAGAATATACAGCTAATGACCGG GTCATGTTGCCTCAACTGAGAGCAATGACATGGAGCAGGGGAAATGAGGGCAGTGAAATTGGAGGCCCTGCAGCAATTACAAATTTAAAG CTTCAAGGTGATGCAAAATCTAGCTGCAAAGAAAGGGATGTGCAGTTCCAGTTGACCAAAGGCACTTTAGAAACAATGTTGAAGTCAATGTACTCTGTAAGGAGCCAACTGTCTGATGAT GTACAAATATCAGATAGATCGTAA
- the LOC104238080 gene encoding uncharacterized protein isoform X1 produces the protein MSVWKHLALLGRANSKESIEYILEALWRTRKTGLDAADRQIFREMLQLPNDSDLDPAVIRLLEFSLCEYCLLVCLRILIRKCVYENAKKDEIQKLFPAEVQPELQRLLTLLLQKFQKEWREDIAKEYTANDRVMLPQLRAMTWSRGNEGSEIGGPAAITNLKLQGDAKSSCKERDVQFQLTKGTLETMLKSMYSVRSQLSDDVQISDRS, from the exons ATGAGCGTGTGGAAGCATTTAGCGCTGTTGGGGAGAGCCAATTCGAAGGAATCAATAGAATATATACTTGAAGCTCTGTGGAGAACTCGCAAGACAGGGCTTGATGCCGCCGACCGCCAAATATTCCGCGAAATGCTTCAGCTTCCTAATGATTCTGACCTCGACCCT GCGGTGATCAGGTTGCTGGAATTTTCTCTATGTGAATATTGT CTTCTGGTGTGCCTTCGTATTTTGATTCGCAAATGTGTTTATGAGAATGCCAAGAAGGATGAAATTCAAAAGTTGTTTCCTGCTGAGGTCCAACCCGAGTTACAAAGATTATTAACACTTCTACTGCAAAAATTTCAAAAGGAGTGGCGTGAAGATATAGCTAAAGAATATACAGCTAATGACCGG GTCATGTTGCCTCAACTGAGAGCAATGACATGGAGCAGGGGAAATGAGGGCAGTGAAATTGGAGGCCCTGCAGCAATTACAAATTTAAAG CTTCAAGGTGATGCAAAATCTAGCTGCAAAGAAAGGGATGTGCAGTTCCAGTTGACCAAAGGCACTTTAGAAACAATGTTGAAGTCAATGTACTCTGTAAGGAGCCAACTGTCTGATGAT GTACAAATATCAGATAGATCGTAA